The DNA window GTGGAAAAACTCTTCGGCGATCTCGAGCCCCAGGGCAGGATGGCGCAGGTCCTGGTCGTTATCGAGAATCCCACCGGCATTCGCGATGTAGCCGATACAATCCAGACATTCCAGCCTCTTCTGGTCGATGCTTTCGTGGAAGTTTACATCCGAGGTCCCCACCGTGGAGGGCTCTACGCCCTCCCCCGCGAGGCGTTACGGGATAATGAAAATGTTTTTCTCTTCGGCACCGACAGCACACTTCTTGTTGTCAAGCCCACAATCTTCTGGCGTGCACCGGATACGATCTATATCGACCAGGGACTCAACCCCGGCGACAACGTCATAACAAGCACTATCGCCACGCCAATCGAAGGCATGGATCTGCGGCTCTTGCAATCCCTCAACGATACACTTCAGGCGGACCTGGAACAAAGGGAAGGGCTATGAACAACAACAATGGGGAGCGGAAGCACGGCCCCCTGGCCTACATGGCAAAAAACAGCGTTGCCGCAAACCTGATCTTGGGCATCATGGTAGTGGGAGGCTTACTCATTTTCCCCCGGATCAAACAGGAAGTCTTTCCCGAAGTTACGCTCGATCAAGTATTGATTACTGTACCTTACCCCAGCGCCAGTCCCGAAGAAGTGGAGCAGGGGATTATCCTTGCGGTCGAGGAGGCGGTGCGGGGTATCGATGGTGTTAAGGAGGTCCGCGCGACCGCATCCGAGGGAGTGGCGCAGGTCAGCGCCGAATTATACTCAGCCGCCCCCGAGGACCGAACCCTCAACGATATCCAGAGTGCAGTAGACCGTATCACCTCATTCCCCCGTGATGCCGAAGAACCGACAATCAGGCTCCTCTCCCCCCGCAGGGAGGTGGTGACGGTTATTCTCTACGGCGATATCCCGCCCGATAAGCTTCGTTCGGTAGCCGAAATAGTCAAAGAAGAGCTTTTGAACACGCCCAATATTACCCAGGTGGAAATAGAAGGGATCCCTTCACCGCAAATCAGTGTTGAAGTGCCGCTCGAAAACCTCCGGCGCCATAACCTTACCCTTCAGCAGATAGCCACCGTTATCGGTAATGCCTCGGTGGAAGTACCCGGTGGCGCAATCGAAACCCCCGGCGGTGAAATACTCCTCAGAACAACCGAACGGCGAAAGACGGTAGAAGAGTTTGAGAATATCGCAATTATCGCCGGTGAATCCGGCAGCAGGATTACGGTCGGTGACCTCGGCCGCGTGTATGAAGATTATACAGTCCAGGACATGAAGGCATTCTTCAACGGTCAACGAGCTGTACAGATTGTCGCCTATCGCGTTGGTGAAGAAACGCCCATTGAAGTCTCCCGCGCGGTGCATGAGTATGTGGAACAAAAAAGAAAGCACCTACCGGATCAACTGGGAGTGGCAATCTGGGATGACGCTTCGGAGATTTTCGAAGATCGAATCAGACTTCTTTTAAAAAACGGCCTCTTCGGACTCATCTTTGTTCTGATAATATTAGGGATGTTTCTTAAAATCCACCACGCCTTCTGGGTGACTGTCGGCATGGCAGCTTCATTCTGCGGCTCCTTTCTTTTCATGCCCCTTTTAGGCGTATCGATCAACATGATTTCACTCTTTGCTTTCATTCTGGTACTGGGTATTGTCGTTGACGACGCCATTGTTGTGGGAGAAGCTGTTTACAACAGGCAGCAAAGCGGGGCTCCGGCAATACAGGCCGCTATCGACGGCGTACGGGAAGTCGCTACCCCGGTGGTGTTTTCTGTACTAACAACAGTAATCGCTTTCGGCCCCCTGCTTTTCATACCCGGTGTCATGGGTAAGTTATTCAGTAACATCCCCCTGATCGTGATCCCGATCCTGCTGCTTTCACTTTTCGAATCTCTGTTTATCCTTCCTGCCCATCTTGCTCATCACAAGCAGAAACCCCGTAAAGGCATCATAGCCCGGTTGAACCGCGGGCAGGAGAAAATATCCCGGCGTCTCGAACGATTTATCAACAACTGGTATGAGCCGAAACTCCGGAAGCTTATTGACAACAGGGCCATTACCCTTGCAGCGGCCCTGGCTATTCTTATTATCGCTCTGGGACTTGTTGGAGGCGGAATCATACAGTTCATGTTTTTTCCAAAAATCGAAGGCGATGTTGTTGTAGCGACTATCGAACTACCCTTCGGCTCTACACTGGAGCAGACTCAGGGGGTCATGGACCGGGTTATCGAGGCAGCCCGGGAGGTCCGCCGGTCGATTGAAAAGGAAGCGGGTGAAGAGATTGTGACCGGCATTTTTTCCGAAGCCGGCGGGTTACGTGATGTTGGTGGTCCGATGGGTGAAATGCGACGAGGCGCAGCGCATCAGGGATTTATAACGGTCCAGCTGGTATCCGCGGGAGAGCGGGATATCTCCTCCAGAGAATTTTCTCGGCGGTGGCGCCGCGCAACAGGAGAAATTCCAGGAGTGGAGCGCCTGGCTTTCGATTACAGTATTGGTCCCTCGGGCGGGGCGGCACTCGCCGTGGAACTCTCCCATTCGAATATCGACCTTCTGAAACAAGCAGCCGAACGACTTGCTGCACGTATAGGAGACTATGCCGGCGTTTTTGATATCGACGACGGTTTCCGGCTTGGAAAACGGCAGCTCGATTTCAAGCTCCGTCCGGGAGCCCGGGCACTAAACATTACCGAAGGCGAATTGGCCCGTCAATTGCGCAATGCCTGGTTCGGCGCCGAAGCCACCCGTCAGCAACGGGGCCGTGAAGAACTCCGGGTCTATGTCCGCCTGCCCGAAAAACAGCGGACATCGGAATTCTACCTCGAACAAATGATAATCCAGACCGCACAAGGCGGTGAAATACCACTCGAACTGGCAGCCTATATCATACCGGGCCGCTCCTTTACCGCTATCAATAGGAAAAACGGACGGCGTATCGTGGAAGTTACCGCTGATGTCAATACCGGAGTGACCAATGCCAATCAGGTATTCGACGACCTGGCGGAATCTGCGCTTCCCGCACTCCAACAGGAATTCCCCGGCCTGAGCTGGGAGCGGGCAGGACAGCAGGAAGAGATGACCGAATCCTTCAGCGCCCTGCGGGTCGGCATGGCAATCGCGTTGCTGATCATGTACGGCCTGATGGCCATGGTGTTTCAAAGCTATATCCAGCCCCTGATTGTCATGGCGGCAATCCCCTTCGGGGTGGTCGGCGCATTCTTGGGCCACCTGATCATGGGCTATCAACTCAGCCTGGTGAGTATGCTCGGAATCGTCGCCCTGGCCGGGGTGGTAGTCAACGACTCCCTGGTGCTTATCACCGTAATCAACGATCACCGCATCGAAGGCATGGAGCCCAGGGACGCCGTGATTAATGGAGGAAAGCGCCGTTTCCGCCCGGTCCTCCTCACATCCTTAACAACATTCTTCGGCCTGGCCCCCATGATTTTCGAGACCTCCCTCCAGGCCCGGTTCCTCATCCCCATGGCCCTCAGCCTGGGTTTCGGCGTGCTCTTCGTCACGTCAATCGCCCTTGTTATTGTTCCGGCTGGGTATATGGCAATAGAGGATATCAAACGATTAGTTGTTAAGTAAATAGCGCACAGGGAAAGGACTGCCGTTGCTATATCAAACACTTACAACAAAACTCCATCACTCGGGTACTCCATCACTCCGTTCAGAAAAGTATTTGCAAAAGGCTTTTCTGAACAGGCACTAAATACCACAAGGCATCTCCCCCCATACCGTAGCCCGACTGTGAAGGAGGGCTTATGGGACGAGCAAAAGCATAATCACATCCATTTCTGCAAAGCAGACGACGTTTTCTGTTAGAAAACACTAATCTAATTGCCATAGTGAAAAATGGCGGCATAAGGCATATATTCTAAAATGAAAGAGAAACAAGCGATTCAACTTTAACAGGGATAGGTTTTATGACTATACAATCCAAATTTAAGTGTTCATTGATTGTTTTGCCAATTTTTGTATTAATTTTTGGGTTTTCATCATCTGCATTCCTGAGCACCCGACAAACTCGCGGAATATATTGGGATGGAGCAGTCGAAATGAAAAAATTTACTCGCCGGGTAACTGTTCACCCCTATTTCCTTGATATTGAAGAAGATATAGAAATAGCGCCTTTTAACTGGAGACCCCCTTCCGACAATTTAAATACACTTGAAATATACGGCCAATTCACTTTGCCGGCACAATCAGTAATCACCGGTATTCTTATCTGGTATGAAGGGAAAATTCTTAAGGGCAAAATTAAGGGAAAAGAAACTGCACGAAAACAGTACGAAGATGTTGTAGATAGAGAGACTGCACCACCCCCACGACCGCGGGATCCAATCCTCATAGAAAAAATCAGCTCCAGCGGTAATATCGATCGATATAATCTCTCAATCTACCCGGTGGAATGGGGTAAATCCCGAAAAATCCGTATTCGATACCTCTGTCCTCAACGATACATAAATAATGATCTGATGATGCAAATACCTTCATCGATAACAACAGAAGTATCCAAATATCCTCAGGAAATATCACAGACAATTCGTGCTTACGGAAACATTGAACGGATTAATATCATTTCACCTCGGGATACCATATCGACCTCCTTGCCTGTTTCACTTGATGATATTTACAATAGATACAAGTTGGCTTCCACCTATATTCAGATAGCCGAAAGCCAAAAATCGATGATGGTCAAAACCTCATTTGATGACGGGAACTGGAAGGGAAATTATTTGATGTACTGGGGAGCGCCGCCGGAAAGTCTTTTAATTAAAGCAGGGCTTAAACGAGAAATAGTTTTTCTCTGGAAATGGAATTTCCAGCATTCTTTTGTCTATAACGATAATTCTCAAAAAAGCATTTCACCTTACGGCATAGAGGTAATCAACCAGGCACGACGAATTTACAATTCAAATATCGAGATCGCCGACGCCGGCGACAAAGTCGGGTTGCTTTTGGAAAAAGGGAATCCAGATATTAACAAGATGTTTCCGCTCTCGAATAAAAACACTGCAATATTTGATAGTTTACAGGATTTTCTTTCATCCATCGATTCGACCTATCTTTTATCACATATCAGAGGCGCCGCCCCTCCTGTTAAAATCAGAATCGATGAAAATGAGCGTGAGAATTTTTTTAGAAAAAACACTGAAGCATTTGACATTTCTTTAAAATTAATCTGCAGCCTCTTTTCTGATCATGAAAAAATACTCAAACACATTGTATTTATTTCTGCCGGACCTGTTCCTGAAATGCCCAATCTCGAAGATTATTACATGAATAGTGACAGCGTCCTGAGCGATAGCATATCGGTTTCTGCTTATGGATCATCACCGCGGTACCCAACCGGATACTGGCCCGGTGTGCCGATGCATAAAATTATTGAGAACCATGCGTTAATGACCGAGGGTACCTACAGCAATGATTTCTGGATTCCGGAAAAAAGGCAGGCACATTTTTCAGCAACGGTTAAAAGCGAAAAAAACAGCTATGAAACAAATCTTATTGAAATACAAAACAGATATTCAGGTTGTAATTATTATTATTGCAGCAAGAATTATTATGATACCTTGAGTGTTGACACAATGTTTTTTGCTGGCCATTCGGTAACAGATTGGCATGATGCAATCGATTGGAAGGCTTTTGACACTCAGAATAATGAATTGGCAACCTACAGCGAAATTCCATTCACAATTAATTCACCCTCCGATACTTTCTGCGCAAAACTCTGGGCAGGAACAAATCATCCCGTTTCGGATACGACGTACATTTTAAATAGGGGGGCGCGCTATGGTATTATTGACGAACAATACTCCTTGTTAGCATTGGAACAGGATACTGTGAGCGCTGATCAAAAAGCACTCTTGGAAAACGAAGAACTTCCTTTTCTCTCCAATGATGAAATTTTTCTTCCTGATCTTACCGAGGAAAATCCCTCAACTTCAATTTCGGCAAAGGCACAATCCATACATATACATTCATTCGCATTTATTACTTACTGCAACGGTTCGTTTAAGCTATTGATACCGAGCAAAGAAAAGGTAAAAAGCGTAAAAATATATGATCTTAAAGGAAGACTCGTCCATCAGTTAAGTATTAATGATTTCAATTCAATAAATATTATTACTTTTCAAAACCATGGGATTTTAGGCATGGGTATGTATGCCGTTGTTGTAGAAACTGATTTAAACCGCTATGTGAAAAACTTTCAAATCATTTAAATTAGAAGGATATTTTATTATGAGTATAAAATATTTTATTATTGCCCCACTGGTATTTGCCTTTCTTTTGTTGCCTGCTAATGCTGAATACGCAATGACTCAATTGGATACAATCGTTCCACCGGGATTAAACCTGTGTGATTCAATTGCTCGATTTTCTTCTTCGGTTCGATATCCAGGCTACCGTAATGATTCTTCTGTTCTGAATATTGCAACAGGCTTCTTAAAAAATCATAATAACAGTCCCAATTATGTATGGCACCCTCCTACGATGTATGATAATGTTAGCGGCATTTTTAGTTCTTTAGAACCATTTATTGCCGCAGAAAAATCATTTGGAAATACCAAATCAGGGATTTATCTCGGGAATTTCCATACTAATAAAGCACTTCGAAACGCTCTGCATTCCCGGGATTCCATTTATAAGTTTGCTTCTAATAAAAAGAACAACTATATACGTTCAGATTTTGGATTTGAGCTCTCTCCCTTTAATATCCAATATACGCCGCACAGGAAAATCGCTGTTTCAATTACACCGGCACTAAGCAAAGAACTTGTTGCAAGCGGCTTTGAAATCAATTACAGGTTCTAATTAATTAAACATTGGAGTTGTGACTTTTCCGGTTTTATTATCATAAGGCAGGAAATATTTGATCTTTAGCAGCAACCGTACAGTATTTATTCGGTAGTACTGTATCCCAAAAATTCCCGCCCAAACCATTCTTCCTATGCGCCACAGGGCGCATAGCTATTAAAAAGCATTTTCAACGTGGGGTTCAAGGGGTGGAAACCCCTTCCATATTATTACATGTATATCAAGCCTCATCCCCATTCATAATTCAGTTTACTCTCTGCAATAGTGGTCTATAAATTGCTAAAGAGTATTTATATCAGCATAACGGTATAAGCAGGAATATGAGCATAAGCAAAAACGATTATTTATCACCATGGAAATTATCGTATGTCATTTTTATCTTTTATTGAAGCGCAGATTAAATTGGCTCCTTTCCTGGGCTCCGCTACGATTATTCGATCAAATGCTCAACTTCGACTGCCTCCCAAAGCAGTTATTTTGACCTTTGATGACGGCCCGAATAGCGAAAACTCAACCACCGAGCGGCTGCTATCTACATTAAAAAAGCACAATATTAAGGCACACTTTTCATTAATCGGCAAGAACATGGATACGGTTATTAGAAGGAATATTGATGGTATTATTTATCAGAATGGCGGAATCATCGTCCTTCATGATGGAAAAGTCTTTCGGAATAAAGATTCTCGTCCGAAATACAACCGGAGCTGGATTCCCGATGCTACCGAAAGCATAATCTGCATTCTGCAAAGCTGGGGATTTTATTTTATGCGCTTTGTTGATATAGTGTAAAATAAGGGGAATAACCCCTTCAATATTTATTTTTTCACGAACTCACCACCACCATATTCCTCCCCTCCCGCTTGGCTTTATACAAGGCGACATCGGCCTTTTTAACCAGGGCATCGGAGGAGGTAATACCGTTGCCGCAGGAGGCAACACCGATACTGATAGTAATAGAGGGGTGATTACTTAAATTTTCTTCCACCCGCTCACGGAGCCGTCGGGCCAGGGCTGCGGCATGAAGGATATCGGTTGAGGGAAGGATAACCACAAATTCTTCTCCTCCATACCGGCAGCAGGTATCACATTCCCGGGTCTCGGCATCGAGGAATCGCCCCAGTTTACACAAGACAATATCTCCCTCTGGATGACCGTACTGATCGTTCAATTGCTTGAAATTGTCAATATCAATCATCATCAATGAAACGGTATCACCATAGCGGTCATACCGTTTCATTTCGATATCGAGGCGCTGAAAACAATACGAATGATTGTAAAGCCCCGTAAGTCCATCGTGACTGGAAAGCCGTACGAAATCTCTAAACTGTTGTTCGCTGACAAATGTGGCGGAGCCGACCAAATTAGAGACGTTGGAGAGATAGTCGAGTGCTGCGACTGTAATTTTAATATTCCTGCGGACCAGTGTCGACATCTCGTATTTATGTCGCAGAATTCTGTACCAGAGATCTTTTGCCGTCTCGGGCCGGAATACCTGGTGAGTAACCGCATAGAGAAGTTCGGAGAAAAAGACTATCCCCTGTTCATCCCGTTTTCGCTCGATCTCCGCCATTTCATCATGATTAAGTTCACGATCGCCTGCAAATGCCGACACAATATCCACGGAGAGCGGCTTTTCTTCGAGAAGCTCGAACATCAGCTCTTCATCATCCGGTACTCGTGCCGACCCGTTGATGTTTTCAGCGCTTATCATCATCATTATTCCTTCCTTTAAACGGCATGTCCCATTTTCAAATCGAGTATCATTCACATAATCTCATACCGTTCCTGCTTCGTGATACCATGTGTCAACATTTCCTTTTTTCCTGTTTTCACAAACCGGAGCGATCAAAAAAGTTATTTCCTTGATAAGCCTCGAGGTAGACATCCGCGGCATGAAAATCGATACTGCGGGCCTGCCCCGTGCTTATCATCCTTACCGTGCAGGTGCATGCGCTTCCGGCGCTCGTCCTGCAGCAGGAGCCTTATGGAGTACTTCACCATACAAACCACCCACGATCATGCCGTAAATGACATGGAGAACGATAAAGGCGACAACTCCAACAGTTCCCAGATTGGACATGAATATTCCCGGCGCATTCATTGTTCCGGGGACCATCGGATGGAGTGCCGGTATCACGCCCAAAAGCAGCCCGCCGAGAATAATATGAATTCCCGAAAGTGCAGCCCCGGTCCAGGTACCCGCATGATGAACGGCATGCTCAAATGCCCATCCATAACCCAGAGCAATGAGCCCGGAGATGACCAGGTGAACGATAAATCCAACGATCCATGTACCGACACTCGGCTCAAGTCCGAACAGGGTACCAAGCAACATACTCAAATTTACCGGGATATCAATGGCACGTACTATAGCCAGGATGATGGTCATTACCAAACCACCCAGGACTCCAGCATAAATTGCTTTACTCCATTTCATGGAGACCTCCCTTCGTTTAGTTTACAATAATGCCTGCATATTAGTGCCTGCATACTATCATTAAAGCAATTGATGTGCCAATCGTGCCGGAAATCATTACATCTCCTGAGTATCACCGAATAACCGGGACATCAACCGATAAATGAATCATTCCATCCTTTTCATCGTTGAGTGGCACACCATAGTCCAACCCGACCGTGCCCATGGCCAGGGTTACCCGTATCCCAGCTCCGACACCCCACTGCATATCGCCGGGAGAAAAAGAATCGACTTTGGGCCAGACATAGCCGACATCGCCGAAAACCGCGCCTCGAACCCATTTGTAAATAGGAAAAGCAATCTCCACGGGGGTAACGACCAGTGCAAGATTACCCCCTACCACATTACCCGTCTCGTTTTTCGGCGAGAGATCCTCACGATCATATCCTCTGACAGTACGGATCCGGTTCTGGCCTATGACAAACCGTTCCTGGGTTGGTATTCTATCGGAAGCGGTAAAAGCGGACAGAGCGATTCCGGAATTGACACGTGATATAAGGGTCCATGATGATCGAAAAAGCGGCATAAACGACTGGGCATCAATCCAGCTTTTCCAGAACCCGCTGCTTTCATCTTTCAACGGTCCGGCAAGTTCAGTATCCATCTGAAGAGCCAATCCCGAACGGGCGAATCCCACGGTAGTGCGGCGGGACTCGAAATCGATTCCTGTTCCCACAGCCAGAAATCGATTGACACTCTGTATATCCGCGGGTCCCGCGGGGTCGATACTGTTTCCATTCTCAAATCGTGTCCACCACTGCAATCGAGTCCGTTGTGCAGGATACATACTCATCCCGATACGGCCGCCGGTAAAGGCGCCTTCGTAGTTGATCCTGTCCCGCCGCCCCAGAAATAATTCGATATCGACCAGAAAAAACGGTACCGTGAGAAGGGGAAAGGAGTACTGGAGCTGAAGATTCTGAAATTCGGTGGCCGCATCGATATTCAGAGCGATCGCGTGTCCTCTGCCGAAGAGATTGGCATAGAGGATGGCTCCGGTGACACCGTATCCTGCAAACTGCTCCCATCCCCCGCTGAGACGGTATTTCAGCATCTCGGTCTCTTCCAGCTCAACATACACCGGAGCATACACGATATCGACCCTGTAGGGAGCAACCAGGGTGTCTTCTGCTTCGACGGCAATCCAGTCGAACAGGCCGGTTGTATTCAGCCGCCGCTGCGACTGTTCCAGCTTTTCGGAAGTTAATGTATCACCGGGCTCAAACAACAGGCTGCGGTCGATCACTGAAGGCCGTACTTTATTGAGGCCGGTGATATCGATTGTTCCCGCACGCACGATTGGTCCCGGTTCGACGGCAAAAACAACCGTGCCCCCCTCATCCCCGGGCATGCGTTCGAAATAATGGTCCACCTCTGCAAAGAGATAGCCTTCACCGGTATAAAATTCACGCAACCGTCCGGCATCGTCACGAAGCTCCGAGGGGACCAACAAATCACCCGTCGTTACCTCAAACTGCTGCTTCAGTACCGAATCGGGAAAAAGGGTATTACCGCTCACCCATAGCGAATCAACGGCGATCCGGGAATTCTCCTCGATCGCAATTGTAATCGCCACTTCCATTTCGGAAGTATCACGGTATATCGTATCCAGTCGAATGTCGGCATCGAGATATCCCCGGTCGTAATATACCGCTTTAATCGAATCGAGGTCATCCATCAGCTGCAGAAAGGAAAACCGGCGGCATTTCCAGAATCGCGATGGCAGTGTTGTCATATGTTTCAACAACTGCTGTCTCCCCAGTACTGAATTGCCGGTAAAGGTAATTTTTTCAACACTCCACTCGCCGTCACAACCACCATGAGCCGACAGGACATTCTGGAACAGGAAGAACAGAATAAAAATTTCAGGAAGCCAATGAGCAAGGATTGATTGAGGAAGACTGGCTGATGGTTTCGATATCGTGTGCATACGCTCTTCCTTATGGTTGATGTGCTGTTCAAGTCATAGGTTTCTCCTTCCCGCTCGACCGGAACAGGTTGGTACCTGCTCCTATTGCCATTTTCTCCGGGGCCGGGGCCTGACACGGAAAAAGTTTACGGTTGCGATACCCATCAGAAATCCGCCGATATGGGCCCAGAACGCCACGCCCCCGCCGCCGTCCATCCCGATTGTCGGCAGTGCAGAAAAGAGCTGGAGCATAAACCAGTATCCCAAAACGAAAATGGCAGGGATATCGATACGGGCAACATAAAATCCCAGAAAAATCAAAATTTCTATTTTGGCCCGGGGATAGAGTATCGCATAGGCCCCCATTACCCCTCCTATTGCACCCGAAGCGCCCACCATGGGAACAACACTCGATGGAGTGATTGTCAATTGCGCGGCCGCGGCGATAAGACCGGAGAGAAGATAGACCAGTATGAATTTAAACCGCCCAAAAGCATCTTCAACATTATCCCCGAATATCCACAGAAACCACATGTTACTGATTATATGAAGCCATCCCGCATGGAGAAACATGGATGAAAAAAGGGTGGACCAGTTGGGCGACTCTCCGATCATGCATCCAAACGTTCTGCTGACCGGAATGATTGTCCCGGGAGCGGCGGTACCCAGAAGCTCTCCGGGAATGAGACCAAAATTGCATATTGATTTTATGAGAAATGGATGGGCGCCGAACCGCTGAACCGCACCCCATATAAAACAATTGATACCAATGATTATCCACGTCACAATCGGCTTCTTTAAAGTCGGATTATTATCGCGAATTGGAAACATGGACTCCCCCTGCAAGAGCCGACTCCTTGGTGATTGCAAATACTCTCCATTACAGTTTCGTAAAACGCAAAGTATATGCCACACCCATACGCTCATATTTCACTGCCGATTTCCCCTTTACTAAAAGTTGTTTTGCGTTCCTGCGATTCATTTGCGAAAGCGGAAATCCGCCGACTCCACTCTTTCACCCTTTTTTAAAGTGGAAAACCACGAAACCGGCATACTGTTTGCAGGAGTAAGGAACGCCGATTTCAGAAAGGAAGGCACTATGCAGCAACGACAACCAGGTCATCTTTCATTTCCACAGATCGTGAAGTCCCCGGCTGCCGAGGAGCGGTTTATTGCGCCCGAAAGATATCCCAAGACATTTTCACTTAAGGGGTTTGTAAATCTCGTAACCGCCTCGCCCCGGACACAACGGAAGCTTCTCAGTTCCTACAAGCACCCCCGGCCCGGCGAACCGGGTGTGAGGATCATTTACTATGAAGAATGCCGTTATACGATCAAAGCTTTTCACCGTCTTGGGGAAGAACCCGGCTGGCTGCACATGCAGGGGGAACATCTCCAACGCCTTGCATCGGGAAACATCGGCAATACCCAATCCCGTCTCCTGCACAATGCCGATGTTCTCAGGTCCTATGCCCAAAACTTCGGCAACAGGAACTATGAACTCCTCGATAGCATGAACTTTCATCTTATGCTCGATGATATCATTGTTGCATTCTATCCCGACATGCACGTGCGTGAAGGTAACAGGGAGAAAATAATTAAATTCGAATTCGGAAAAAGCCGGGCTTCGGAAGACTATATCCGTATACTCTGCACTTGCATGTATGAGTCCGTTATGCGAAATGGAAAAGTTCTCCCGGAGTCATCGGTGCTCTATCAGGATATTCCCCACGGCATAGAACACCGTGCCTCCAAACACCGAGCCCGCCTCTGGGCCGACATCGAAGCTACCAGCAGGACGATTACGGATATATGGGACAATGTGTAAAGAGCATGAGGATGAACTGCGTCGTAAGTAAGCGGAAGCCCCGCTTCGCTGGACACCCTCGAGAGGAGACAATGAGCTGTCCCGTGGTTATCCGCGATCTTGTTTTTGCTTTTGTTTGATTCCGAGAACATAGACTGATGCGATTCCGGCGAGGAACCCCCCGATATGAGCCCAGAAAGCAACACCACCGGTGGCGGTGCCGATTGTGGGCAGTGCGGAGATAAGTTGGATAAAAAACCAGTATCCGAGCATAAAAATGGCCGGCACATCGATACGGGTTATAAAAAATCCCAGGAACACAAGCATTTCGACCCGCGCACGGGGAAAGAGTACGGCATAGGCGCCCATAATACCTCCTATTGCTCCTGATGCCCCTACCATGGGGATAGTGCTTGATGGATTTATCATAATCTGCGCGCCGGCGGCGACAAGACCCGAAAGAAGATAAACAATAATGTATTTAACCTTACCAAAGGTATCTTCAATATTATCACCAAATACCC is part of the Chitinivibrionales bacterium genome and encodes:
- a CDS encoding MMPL family transporter: MNNNNGERKHGPLAYMAKNSVAANLILGIMVVGGLLIFPRIKQEVFPEVTLDQVLITVPYPSASPEEVEQGIILAVEEAVRGIDGVKEVRATASEGVAQVSAELYSAAPEDRTLNDIQSAVDRITSFPRDAEEPTIRLLSPRREVVTVILYGDIPPDKLRSVAEIVKEELLNTPNITQVEIEGIPSPQISVEVPLENLRRHNLTLQQIATVIGNASVEVPGGAIETPGGEILLRTTERRKTVEEFENIAIIAGESGSRITVGDLGRVYEDYTVQDMKAFFNGQRAVQIVAYRVGEETPIEVSRAVHEYVEQKRKHLPDQLGVAIWDDASEIFEDRIRLLLKNGLFGLIFVLIILGMFLKIHHAFWVTVGMAASFCGSFLFMPLLGVSINMISLFAFILVLGIVVDDAIVVGEAVYNRQQSGAPAIQAAIDGVREVATPVVFSVLTTVIAFGPLLFIPGVMGKLFSNIPLIVIPILLLSLFESLFILPAHLAHHKQKPRKGIIARLNRGQEKISRRLERFINNWYEPKLRKLIDNRAITLAAALAILIIALGLVGGGIIQFMFFPKIEGDVVVATIELPFGSTLEQTQGVMDRVIEAAREVRRSIEKEAGEEIVTGIFSEAGGLRDVGGPMGEMRRGAAHQGFITVQLVSAGERDISSREFSRRWRRATGEIPGVERLAFDYSIGPSGGAALAVELSHSNIDLLKQAAERLAARIGDYAGVFDIDDGFRLGKRQLDFKLRPGARALNITEGELARQLRNAWFGAEATRQQRGREELRVYVRLPEKQRTSEFYLEQMIIQTAQGGEIPLELAAYIIPGRSFTAINRKNGRRIVEVTADVNTGVTNANQVFDDLAESALPALQQEFPGLSWERAGQQEEMTESFSALRVGMAIALLIMYGLMAMVFQSYIQPLIVMAAIPFGVVGAFLGHLIMGYQLSLVSMLGIVALAGVVVNDSLVLITVINDHRIEGMEPRDAVINGGKRRFRPVLLTSLTTFFGLAPMIFETSLQARFLIPMALSLGFGVLFVTSIALVIVPAGYMAIEDIKRLVVK
- a CDS encoding diguanylate cyclase, whose amino-acid sequence is MMMISAENINGSARVPDDEELMFELLEEKPLSVDIVSAFAGDRELNHDEMAEIERKRDEQGIVFFSELLYAVTHQVFRPETAKDLWYRILRHKYEMSTLVRRNIKITVAALDYLSNVSNLVGSATFVSEQQFRDFVRLSSHDGLTGLYNHSYCFQRLDIEMKRYDRYGDTVSLMMIDIDNFKQLNDQYGHPEGDIVLCKLGRFLDAETRECDTCCRYGGEEFVVILPSTDILHAAALARRLRERVEENLSNHPSITISIGVASCGNGITSSDALVKKADVALYKAKREGRNMVVVSS
- a CDS encoding T9SS type A sorting domain-containing protein, encoding MTIQSKFKCSLIVLPIFVLIFGFSSSAFLSTRQTRGIYWDGAVEMKKFTRRVTVHPYFLDIEEDIEIAPFNWRPPSDNLNTLEIYGQFTLPAQSVITGILIWYEGKILKGKIKGKETARKQYEDVVDRETAPPPRPRDPILIEKISSSGNIDRYNLSIYPVEWGKSRKIRIRYLCPQRYINNDLMMQIPSSITTEVSKYPQEISQTIRAYGNIERINIISPRDTISTSLPVSLDDIYNRYKLASTYIQIAESQKSMMVKTSFDDGNWKGNYLMYWGAPPESLLIKAGLKREIVFLWKWNFQHSFVYNDNSQKSISPYGIEVINQARRIYNSNIEIADAGDKVGLLLEKGNPDINKMFPLSNKNTAIFDSLQDFLSSIDSTYLLSHIRGAAPPVKIRIDENERENFFRKNTEAFDISLKLICSLFSDHEKILKHIVFISAGPVPEMPNLEDYYMNSDSVLSDSISVSAYGSSPRYPTGYWPGVPMHKIIENHALMTEGTYSNDFWIPEKRQAHFSATVKSEKNSYETNLIEIQNRYSGCNYYYCSKNYYDTLSVDTMFFAGHSVTDWHDAIDWKAFDTQNNELATYSEIPFTINSPSDTFCAKLWAGTNHPVSDTTYILNRGARYGIIDEQYSLLALEQDTVSADQKALLENEELPFLSNDEIFLPDLTEENPSTSISAKAQSIHIHSFAFITYCNGSFKLLIPSKEKVKSVKIYDLKGRLVHQLSINDFNSINIITFQNHGILGMGMYAVVVETDLNRYVKNFQII
- a CDS encoding polysaccharide deacetylase family protein produces the protein MSFLSFIEAQIKLAPFLGSATIIRSNAQLRLPPKAVILTFDDGPNSENSTTERLLSTLKKHNIKAHFSLIGKNMDTVIRRNIDGIIYQNGGIIVLHDGKVFRNKDSRPKYNRSWIPDATESIICILQSWGFYFMRFVDIV